The segment GACCATAGGAGGGGCGGCGCTCGACGTCACCGACCCCGAGCCCCTGCCGGACGGACACCCCCTGTGGGAGATGGACAACGCGATCATCACCCCGCACGTCGCCAACCACTGGGAGATCGGGCTCCCGCTGCTGGCCGAGCGGGTGGCCGAGAACCTGCGCCGGGACCGTGAGGGCGAGGAGCTGCTCGGCCTCGTGGATGTCGATCTCGGCTACTGAGACCGGTACCCGTCCGGGTTGGACCGCTGCCAGCGCCAGTGGTCGGCGCACATGACGTCCAGGTCGCGTTCCGCTCGCCACCCGAGCACCCGTTCGGCGGTGGACGGGTCGGCGTACACGGCGGGCGCGTCACCGGGGCGTCTCGGTCCGATCCTGTGCGGGATCGGTTCGCCGACCGCCCGTCCGGCCGCCTCCACCACCTCGAGGACCGAGTAGCCGCGTCCGGTCCCCAGGTTGACCGCGTGGCATCCCTCGAGCCGGTCGATGCGGTCCAGGGCGGCGAGATGTCCGAGCGCGAGATCGACGACGTGGATGTAGTCGCGGATGCAGGTGCCGTCCGGGGTGTCGTAGTCGTCCCCGAACACGGCCAGCTCGTCCAGGCGTCCGGACGCCACCTGCATCACGAACGGCATCAGGTTGTTGGGGATGCCCGCCGGATCCTCACCGATGCGTCCGGACGGGTGCGCCCCCACCGGGTTGAAGTAGCGCAGCAGCACCGCGTGCCAGCCGGGGATCGAGGCGGCGATGTCGCGCAGCATGTCCTCGATCATCAGCTTCGTCCGTCCGTACGGGTTCAACGCCCCGAGTGGCGCGTCCTCGCGCACCGGCAGCTGCGACGGCTCGCCGTAGACGGTGGCCGACGACGAGAACACGATCCGGCGTAGGCCCACTCCCTCCATCGCCTCGAGCAGGTTGATCGTCCCGACCACGTTGTTGCGGTAGTAGCGCAGGGGCTGCTCGACCGACTCCCCGACCGCCTTCAACCCGGCGAAATGCATCACCGCGTCGAAGTCGTACTGCTCGAAGATCGAGAGCAGCCCGTTGGAGTCGAGGAGATCCACCTCGTGGAGGGCGGGCCGGCGCCCGGTGATCTGGCCCACCCGGTCCAGCGATACCGGGGAGCTGTTGGAGAGGTTGTCCACGACGATGACGTCGTGGCCCGCCCCGAGCAGCTCGAGGACGGTGTGGGAGCCGATGTAGCCGGCCCCACCGGTCACCAGGACGGTCTGCGGAGGCATCCGTGGAGGATATCGCCGGGAGGTCCGCCGACGGGTGCGGAAACGGACATATCGGGATACCCTCGGCTCGGCTGGCAAGGGGATCGCACCGACGGTTCCCACCCCTGAAGCCGTTTCCCCCGGCGAGAGGGTTGCTGCTCCGACCGAGGGAGGCTCACGTGCGCCGTATCTGTCTCGTCCTGACCGCCATGCTCGTACTCGGCTTCGCGCCGCTGGCCGGACAAGCCCAGTCCGACCCGTCGCTGTTCACCCGCG is part of the Actinomycetota bacterium genome and harbors:
- a CDS encoding NAD(P)-dependent oxidoreductase; translated protein: TIGGAALDVTDPEPLPDGHPLWEMDNAIITPHVANHWEIGLPLLAERVAENLRRDREGEELLGLVDVDLGY
- the galE gene encoding UDP-glucose 4-epimerase GalE; translation: MPPQTVLVTGGAGYIGSHTVLELLGAGHDVIVVDNLSNSSPVSLDRVGQITGRRPALHEVDLLDSNGLLSIFEQYDFDAVMHFAGLKAVGESVEQPLRYYRNNVVGTINLLEAMEGVGLRRIVFSSSATVYGEPSQLPVREDAPLGALNPYGRTKLMIEDMLRDIAASIPGWHAVLLRYFNPVGAHPSGRIGEDPAGIPNNLMPFVMQVASGRLDELAVFGDDYDTPDGTCIRDYIHVVDLALGHLAALDRIDRLEGCHAVNLGTGRGYSVLEVVEAAGRAVGEPIPHRIGPRRPGDAPAVYADPSTAERVLGWRAERDLDVMCADHWRWQRSNPDGYRSQ